From a single Arachis hypogaea cultivar Tifrunner chromosome 3, arahy.Tifrunner.gnm2.J5K5, whole genome shotgun sequence genomic region:
- the LOC112735563 gene encoding uncharacterized protein — protein MSIISWNCRGVAAPATVSELHSMCKQFKPAIVYLMETRARESTIKKLKRRLHFENVFHIEPRGLSGGLCLLWNEIYNINIYFWCDNHIKARIDDRKGKIWECNFIYGNPCFGRRKEQWRTITANNNNKGEPQLFIGDFNDILSQEEKIGLHPKPQNQVREFRQFADMNYLMDLDIKGGRFTWFGNPRNGFITRERIDRALVNWEWRVLYQQASLKALPAISSDHCPLVLDINQVQRTEKSFKFEAFWTDHEDCENTVKKGWEKEDVQGCVWKGITTRMKNCKEELKKWSKRTLKRADQEIRKLKEELTKLQDSDLTQEK, from the coding sequence ATGAGCATCATAAGCTGGAACTGCCGCGGGGTAGCAGCTCCCGCGACAGTTTCTGAATTGCACAGTATGTGCAAACAATTCAAGCCTGCAATAGTATATCTAATGGAGACTAGAGCTAGAGAAAGTACTATTAAAAAGTTGAAAAGAAGGTTACATTTTGAAAATGTATTTCACATAGAACCCCGGGGACTGTCCGGAGGGCTATGCCTTTTGTGGaatgaaatatataatattaatatttacttTTGGTGCGATAATCATATAAAAGCTCGTATTGATGATAGAAAAGGGAAAATATGGGAGTGTAATTTTATATATGGGAATCCATGTTTTGGAAGGAGAAAAGAACAATGGAGGACAATCACAGCGAATAACAACAACAAGGGGGAGCCACAGCTATTCATCGGGGATTTCAATGACATTTTAAGCCAAGAAGAGAAAATTGGGCTACATCCAAAGCCACAGAATCAGGTGAGAGAATTTAGGCAGTTTGCAGATATGAATTACCTTATGGACTTAGATATAAAAGGAGGAAGATTCACATGGTTCGGAAATCCAAGAAATGGATTCATCACCAGGGAAAGGATAGATAGGGCATTAGTAAATTGGGAATGGAGAGTATTATATCAGCAGGCATCACTCAAAGCTCTGCCAGCCATCAGTTCTGATCACTGCCCATTGGTTTTGGACATAAATCAAGTTCAAAGGACAGAGAAAAGTTTCAAATTCGAGGCCTTCTGGACCGATCATGAGGATTGCGAGAATACGGTAAAAAAGGGATGGGAAAAGGAAGATGTCCAAGGATGCGTCTGGAAAGGAATAACAACAAGAATGAAAAATTGTAAAGAGGAGCTTAAAAAGTGGAGCAAGAGGACTCTGAAACGAGCAGATCAAGAAATTCGCAAGCTGAAGGAGGAATTAACGAAGCTACAAGATTCAGATTTAACACAAGAAAAATAG